The Deinococcus puniceus genome segment GGGTATGTATGCGGAGAGAGTAATACAGGCTTATTTAATCTCTCAGGATAGAATGCCTTTGATTATGGGACACATAATTAATGGCCCGTTCCCTGACTTTGACATCCTTAGTCTAAATACCAAGACAGACAAGATAACCAGTCTAGAGATAAAGTCAGACTTTAGCAGCTTACCTAATGTCCCTATTCCTATCTGGGATAGTTCTAAAAACCCTTCAGATATAATTCTGAGTAATTGGTCAGAGACCTGTAATGCTGGACTATTCAAGACTAAATCAGAGTATTTTATAACCTTTAGTAATTACTATGGTAGGTTTTATTCAGCTAAAACAGATGACTTAAAGAGTTATCTCTATGAAAATCCCGCCCTAACTAAACGTATGCGTAAACCTAGCTATGGTGAGAGAACTGGACTAGCTTTAATCCCTAGAAATACTTGGCACAAGGTAGGGAAGATTCATGACATATCTCATATTCTGCCTTGGCCCGTTCCCGACTCTCTAGCCTTTAGGGATAATCCAGCCCTAGAGAACGTACTAGAGAAGAGAATGCACGCCCTAGACCTAACGATTCTCCTACCTAAGACACTTCAGGCTTATGGGATGCTATAGGACTCTGGATAGTTACGGCATGACACCAATAATCTTGACTGTTCTTAGCGTTCCACACGATAAGAACGGATAAGATGTAAGCGCACTCACAATTACCAACACAGGAGAACTAACCATGAAACCATTCCCAGCACACACACAAGCACTCTTACCCAAAATCCCGCTTGTGGAACAAGAAACTAGTAATTTCAGCAGTAACGGCATGTCATTCATAACCAAGATGATATTTGAAGACCCATATTGGAGAATTACCTTTTGGTTTGATGAATATGGCGAGATAATCAAGGAAAATAAGAGAACTTTAGATTAATACAGCACTAAAAATCCCGCAAAGAAACATACACAGGAGAAACACTATGAATAATCAAGCAGAACTAAGACGCCGTAGACTAATCTTTGAACAGCAAACAAAAGGAATCGTACAGGAGAAACTTATCATTGAACCCTATAAGCCAACAGAAAGAGAGATTAAAGAGACAAGATGCACCCGAATTACTCAGACACTCATGCATTTAGCCTATGAACCTAGAACGGAAGAGAACAGAATAGAGAGTGAAGCACTGCTAGCAGAAAGAGATGCACTCAGGGAAGAATTGAAGACCCTTAGGTAATCGGTTAGTTACGTCATGACAGAGAATTATCACCCGTTATTCTCTGTCAGTCACAGCATAATCCCAGAACATGTAACCGCACTCACAATTGCTAAACTCCCTTGAAATAGTAAGACTAAAACCGACTCACTGACTAATCAAAAGGAATAGCAAAAGAGAAGACATAAGAGTATAGATAGTGTGATTCATCATACAATCCTGAGTACTAACAGAATCGTTATTAATCCCATTATTTCTAGTCTTTTGCCTTTTAAGCTGGACTAGGGCTAGAAATGTTAGATAAGCAGAATAATTAACTAACAGATATATCCCGCTAGCAGTCTGCCTACGATTAAAAACCCTATGAATCATGATTCTTTTAGGATTGTGCATAGATTACACATTAGACCCTGAAATCATGCACTCATTCCCGCTAAGCAGAAAAAACCCGTACAGCACGCCCATTTAGTGATTCACCGTTTGTCTAGGGTCTAGGGCTTATCTAACCTTAATCCTTACTGGTAATGGGCTACCCTTCGATAACCGTCATTATCAACGGCGGTAATGCTGGATAATTCACAGTCCCAATTAGTAGCCCTAATGCGCCTTTGACCCTGCTAATATCCGCCCATGCGCCGCTATTACGTTTACACACGGGTCAGCACACTGGGCAAGCAGGCAGAGAACACGTCTCAGCACGTCCAGCTAGCTGCTTGTAAGGCTTACGGAGAAGAGAACGGACTTATCTTTGTGGACTGGATTCATGACTCACAGTCTGCTGTGGACTGGGAAAACCGCAAAGGAATCACAGAACTTAAATCTGTGGCAGAGTCGGGTGAAATCACTGACGTTATCTTTTACAAGATAGACAGAACGGGCAGAGACGGTGAAGTAAAAGAGTTAATTAGATTCCTGTATGACAAGAATGTAAAAGTCAGTATTTCCCATAAAGGCCGTTCATATGAGACTGCTTATGCTTGCATTCAGGATAATTTCTGGGAGTTAGCAGTCAGTGAATATGAGAGAAACACAATCATTGAACGTACTATGTCGGGTAAGGTCTATCAGTTTCAGAACGGCGGCGTAATTAAACGCCCTATTGCTGGATACGATACTAAGAAAGTGCTTAGGAATGTAAACGGGAAACAGATTAGGGTGACTCATGCTGTTATTAATCCTGCTAAGGCCGCAGCAATACGCCGCCTATTTCAGGTCTTTAATGACACACAGTCTGAAGGTGCAACCGTTAGGGCTATGAATCTAGAGTTTCCCGATTTAATCCAGCAAAGAGAGACACTTAGGCGGAATCTAAAAAGTATCCTGAGTAATGCCATGTCCTATGCTGGACTGCCCGTAACAGAATCATTCAATGGGCATACTAGGGAGTTTAGATATGACCCTATTTTAGACATAGAGACGGCATCTAAGACAATGGCTTATCTTTCTGCCTATTCCCGTAAGCGGAGTACTAACATAACTCCCTTAGCAGGGATTGTTAAATGTAAGTGCGGTATGAATGCTAGGGCTAGTATGGTTCCCGCTAGACTGCATTATGCCCGTTCATATGGGTTTAGCTGTGATTCATATTCAACCTATAAGAGACTAAAGACACTGGGCGCAATTAAAGATAAACCTAAGTGCTGCCATAACGTCAGGATTAGCTATATGACTGCTGCCCTAGAAACATTCTTTGAGAAGACAGATGAAGATAGTTTTATTACAGCCTTTGAATCCGCACTAACGAAACAGCTAGAAGACTATAACTCTCGCCTATCTGCCTTAGAACGCCTTAAAGCAGCACGCCTTAAGCATGAAGAGAATAAGTCTAATATCATGCAAACTATTACAGAGTTAGCCCGTAACCCTGAGTTCTCAGGCATTATCAAAGAGTTTGCTAAGCAGATAGCAGAGATAGACACAGCCTTATCTAAGGTCACAGAGTCAATTAAGAAAGTGTCAGAGAGTGTGAGTAGTTCACGCCTTATCCTGACTCGCCTAGGCTTAAGCACAGAACACTATGAACGGCCTACAGCTAAGACCCTAGAGAGTGGACAGGTAACTGTGACTTATAACAATCAAGAATACCTATTTGAGTCTATGCACGCCTTTAAGGTGAGTACGGTACGGGAACAGATGAGAACAGACCTATTTGATTCCCGTATCTATGACAATCTTGATAGCTTAAACAATCGTATAGCAGCTATTAGACAGGCCATTAAGGATGAAGACTGGGCTTATGTGAATCCAGCGTTAGCAGAGTTAGGCGTGTGGGTAATTGTTCCCTTTGCCCAAACTGATAGGGATAAGAGACGAACAGACATAAGGGTAACGGTGGACTTCTCGCCCATGAAATCGGCCATACGTAAGGGTAAGGGTCTAGCCCTAGTGGAGTAGTCCTAAGGGACTTAAGTCAACACCGGAACGATTCCGTCCAAGACCTTCCGAGAAGCCATCATGCACCTCAGCGGCTACAACCAGCGCGGCCTGTACGGGTCGTC includes the following:
- a CDS encoding recombinase family protein; the protein is MRRYYVYTRVSTLGKQAENTSQHVQLAACKAYGEENGLIFVDWIHDSQSAVDWENRKGITELKSVAESGEITDVIFYKIDRTGRDGEVKELIRFLYDKNVKVSISHKGRSYETAYACIQDNFWELAVSEYERNTIIERTMSGKVYQFQNGGVIKRPIAGYDTKKVLRNVNGKQIRVTHAVINPAKAAAIRRLFQVFNDTQSEGATVRAMNLEFPDLIQQRETLRRNLKSILSNAMSYAGLPVTESFNGHTREFRYDPILDIETASKTMAYLSAYSRKRSTNITPLAGIVKCKCGMNARASMVPARLHYARSYGFSCDSYSTYKRLKTLGAIKDKPKCCHNVRISYMTAALETFFEKTDEDSFITAFESALTKQLEDYNSRLSALERLKAARLKHEENKSNIMQTITELARNPEFSGIIKEFAKQIAEIDTALSKVTESIKKVSESVSSSRLILTRLGLSTEHYERPTAKTLESGQVTVTYNNQEYLFESMHAFKVSTVREQMRTDLFDSRIYDNLDSLNNRIAAIRQAIKDEDWAYVNPALAELGVWVIVPFAQTDRDKRRTDIRVTVDFSPMKSAIRKGKGLALVE